From a region of the Candidatus Rhabdochlamydia porcellionis genome:
- a CDS encoding autotransporter outer membrane beta-barrel domain-containing protein gives MRVITIIILSALSFSPLWAVDFQVTSNQDAGPGSLRQAITDFNASSGTNTITFNFDSDVEIIFLNSNLPLITRQGTIIVSTQTHLIIDGTAGPYRIFGANSPVDVSIELPFFFSSLNLSGLIDGSGALIGTDLGSLTLSGINTYTGETVINSGLRLDLAGTGILNSVSEVVLNDLSRLDISNITTPAQTIAALRGSGDPTVLLGSKNLIVNQAISTTYPGLIQGTGSFTKQGSGILTLAGNSPDFHGGVVVDGGTLLINGFLGGGANTIAVSPNAILGGSGILAGTVTNSGSVQPGNSIGTLTINGNYTQNASGELVVEINEAGAADLLDVTGTATLGGTLQVDPEPGLYLEGTTYTFLTAGSVVGQFSSTSSTRSLNYAINYFPTQAQLLILGSSILLPARPNGNAGSVADYLFCSSFDFANTDLDTVAEALLILPTDQYAQALNKLTPSQFGAFALNELENNFSIANSFFIRVNQRSYCYNTCDSTNIWVNPIGLVHSQNNRSQISQEATGFINHTYGVVGGVDHVLNNDWKLGFGLGYSCSHLRWKDQVGKAKSDSGYLGPRIGYDCERFYFDLLVLAAGSFYDVDRKIVFPGIDRTASSHPITWDLSEIALIGFRLQPFCGFFIQPEILLDQLNVFQESFHEKGADSINLAVKRKYIAFLRSLANLKFVKKWTFCSMCLAPSVNVGWLRTTPLTGRHYTAKFRKGTFCEPNFSVTSFSEVVDQILVSGQFLLSSQGGFSMSLGYDGRFGYGSKVNEINLDLDWSF, from the coding sequence ATGCGAGTAATAACAATTATAATACTTAGCGCCCTAAGCTTTTCTCCTTTATGGGCGGTTGATTTTCAGGTTACAAGTAATCAAGATGCTGGACCCGGTAGTCTTAGACAAGCAATTACTGATTTTAATGCTTCTAGTGGAACAAATACAATTACTTTTAATTTTGATTCGGATGTTGAAATCATTTTCCTTAATAGTAATTTACCTCTCATTACTCGTCAAGGGACCATTATTGTATCTACACAAACTCATCTAATCATTGATGGAACTGCAGGACCCTATCGTATATTTGGTGCGAACAGTCCTGTAGACGTTTCTATTGAACTTCCTTTTTTCTTTTCTAGCTTAAATCTATCAGGGTTAATAGATGGAAGTGGAGCTCTTATAGGTACCGATCTTGGATCTTTAACCTTAAGTGGCATCAATACGTATACCGGAGAAACGGTTATTAACTCAGGGTTAAGATTAGATCTTGCTGGAACAGGTATTCTAAATTCTGTTTCTGAGGTTGTATTGAATGATTTATCCAGATTGGACATTTCGAATATTACAACTCCTGCACAGACGATTGCAGCTCTAAGAGGTAGTGGTGATCCAACAGTTCTATTAGGATCAAAGAACCTGATTGTAAATCAAGCAATTTCTACAACATATCCAGGGTTAATTCAAGGAACTGGTTCTTTTACCAAACAAGGATCGGGTATACTTACTTTAGCAGGTAATTCACCTGATTTTCACGGAGGTGTTGTAGTAGATGGAGGAACTCTTTTAATAAATGGTTTTTTAGGAGGCGGTGCTAATACCATTGCTGTATCTCCTAATGCAATACTCGGTGGTAGTGGAATCTTAGCTGGCACCGTAACCAATAGTGGTAGTGTGCAACCGGGTAACTCCATTGGCACATTAACCATAAATGGAAACTATACGCAAAATGCTTCTGGAGAGCTTGTCGTAGAAATCAATGAAGCAGGAGCAGCAGATCTGCTCGATGTTACAGGAACAGCGACATTGGGTGGAACTCTGCAGGTAGATCCAGAACCTGGGCTGTATTTAGAGGGCACAACTTATACCTTTCTTACTGCAGGATCTGTTGTAGGACAATTTAGCAGCACCTCTAGCACTAGATCTCTTAATTACGCTATTAACTACTTTCCTACACAAGCGCAACTCTTGATTCTCGGTTCTTCCATACTTTTACCTGCTAGACCAAACGGTAATGCAGGATCTGTGGCAGATTATCTCTTTTGTTCCTCTTTTGATTTTGCTAACACCGACCTTGATACAGTTGCAGAAGCCTTGCTTATTCTTCCCACAGATCAGTATGCACAGGCTTTAAATAAATTAACTCCTTCTCAATTTGGGGCGTTTGCTTTAAACGAATTAGAAAATAACTTTAGCATTGCTAACAGTTTCTTTATCAGAGTTAATCAAAGATCATACTGCTATAATACCTGCGACTCCACCAATATTTGGGTTAATCCCATAGGACTTGTTCACTCACAAAATAACCGTTCTCAAATTAGTCAAGAAGCCACCGGATTTATCAACCATACCTATGGAGTTGTGGGTGGAGTAGACCATGTATTGAACAATGACTGGAAGTTAGGTTTTGGCCTTGGCTATTCCTGCTCCCACTTACGATGGAAAGATCAAGTAGGCAAAGCTAAATCTGATTCAGGATATTTAGGTCCTCGTATAGGATATGATTGCGAGCGCTTTTACTTTGATCTTCTAGTTCTAGCAGCAGGCAGTTTTTACGACGTAGATCGAAAAATTGTATTCCCAGGCATTGATCGTACAGCAAGTAGCCATCCTATTACTTGGGATCTTTCTGAAATTGCATTAATAGGCTTTAGACTGCAACCCTTTTGCGGCTTTTTCATACAGCCAGAAATTTTACTAGACCAGTTAAACGTTTTCCAAGAAAGTTTTCATGAAAAAGGAGCTGACTCTATAAATTTAGCCGTAAAAAGAAAATACATCGCCTTTTTACGCTCTTTGGCTAACCTGAAATTCGTTAAAAAGTGGACCTTTTGCAGCATGTGTTTAGCCCCTAGTGTCAACGTAGGTTGGCTTAGAACAACCCCTTTAACAGGTAGACACTACACCGCTAAGTTTCGAAAAGGTACGTTTTGTGAACCAAATTTTTCCGTGACTAGTTTTAGTGAAGTAGTAGACCAAATTCTTGTGAGTGGACAATTTCTGCTCTCTTCTCAAGGTGGCTTTAGTATGTCTTTAGGTTATGATGGCAGGTTTGGATATGGCTCTAAGGTAAATGAAATCAATCTAGATCTGGATTGGAGTTTTTAA
- a CDS encoding valine--tRNA ligase, translating into MTLSKSYEPQEIEKKWYLFWEEKQFFKADPTSVKPAFCICMPPPNVTGVLHMGHALVNTLQDILIRWKRMSGYETLWVPGTDHAGIATQTVVERHLLATEGKKRKDFTREEFFQEIWQWKERSENQILNQLKKLGCSCDWSRLCFTMDEKRNLAVCTLFKKMFDDGLIYRGDYLVNWDPISQTALADDEVEYEEKSSFLWYINYCFEDAPEQFITVATTRPETMLGDTALAVSARDERYKHLIGKRVIVPFVKRSIPIIADRLIDPSFGTGVVKVTPAHDLNDYHMGQTHKLDSINIMTPDGRINEQGKEFFGLTMQEARVAIVDALQKRNLINRIEPHNHRIGISYRSKATIEPYLSKQWFVRVSQFKDRLRQVVEDKKVHLIPPHWENTYFHWIDHLRDWCISRQLWWGHRIPIWYNKNNPDQILVFDGMNLPLEVQKDPDHWYQDEDVLDTWFSSAIWPFSTLGWPHQTQELKKFYPNSTLITGHDILFFWVARMILMGEYLLNQPPFPEVFLHGLIYGKSYWRHPENGSIAYLTHAEKHPFELGQTPPSEIHSKWEKMSKSKGNIIDPLEIIDLYGTDAMRMGLCASATQARQIDLDRRKFEECKNFVNKIWNGARFVFMNIEDLSANNFATGLDLSILTLEDHWIFSLLNRTIQSVNDYLKEYAFDKALSTAYDFFWNQFCAYYVELVKPILIDPANASRKNKQKILSLVLLSSIRLLHPIAPFVTEELFDKIKQKLASKADSKIDPYTQEALAALNSSACIVSNYPQAILEDIRPDVEETFAFLGQITHAIRTIRAEMQMPPNMAIDLFVQAPFQDEQRSALEKNCSFLKALIRIQSITFTEETQNLPFSAETLVCSLKLQIPLPQELKTKEKIRLVKEKEKLIQQQNKLRTQLSNTNFLEKAPSSLVSTLKDNLFQAEKKLEETIEKLDWLEH; encoded by the coding sequence ATGACCTTGTCTAAAAGTTATGAGCCTCAAGAAATCGAAAAGAAGTGGTATCTCTTTTGGGAAGAAAAACAATTTTTTAAAGCGGACCCAACCTCTGTAAAGCCCGCTTTTTGTATTTGTATGCCTCCACCTAATGTAACTGGTGTGCTACACATGGGGCATGCTCTTGTAAACACTCTGCAAGATATCTTAATTCGTTGGAAGAGAATGTCGGGCTATGAAACATTATGGGTTCCAGGAACCGATCATGCAGGAATTGCTACACAAACCGTTGTAGAGCGCCATTTACTAGCAACAGAAGGAAAGAAGCGTAAAGATTTTACAAGAGAAGAATTTTTCCAAGAGATCTGGCAATGGAAAGAAAGAAGTGAAAATCAAATTTTAAATCAATTAAAGAAATTAGGTTGCTCCTGTGATTGGTCTCGCCTTTGTTTTACTATGGATGAGAAGCGCAACCTAGCTGTTTGCACCTTGTTTAAAAAAATGTTTGATGATGGATTGATTTACCGAGGAGATTATCTAGTTAATTGGGATCCTATTTCACAAACAGCACTAGCTGATGATGAAGTAGAGTATGAGGAAAAAAGTTCCTTCCTCTGGTATATTAACTATTGCTTTGAAGATGCTCCAGAACAATTTATCACAGTTGCAACAACCCGTCCTGAAACAATGCTTGGTGATACTGCTCTTGCAGTATCTGCTCGCGATGAGCGTTATAAACACCTAATTGGTAAAAGAGTTATTGTTCCTTTTGTAAAAAGAAGTATTCCCATTATAGCAGACCGTCTTATCGACCCCTCTTTTGGAACAGGTGTTGTTAAAGTAACCCCTGCACACGATTTGAACGATTATCATATGGGACAAACACACAAACTCGATAGTATCAATATTATGACCCCTGATGGCCGGATTAATGAACAGGGTAAAGAATTCTTTGGTCTAACCATGCAAGAAGCACGGGTAGCTATTGTAGATGCCCTACAAAAAAGAAATCTTATCAATAGGATTGAGCCTCACAACCATCGCATAGGAATTTCTTATCGTTCAAAAGCAACTATTGAGCCTTATCTTTCCAAACAGTGGTTTGTCCGCGTTAGCCAATTTAAAGACCGCCTACGTCAAGTGGTAGAAGATAAAAAAGTACACTTGATTCCCCCTCATTGGGAAAATACCTATTTTCATTGGATTGATCATTTAAGAGATTGGTGTATCTCTCGTCAACTCTGGTGGGGTCATCGGATTCCCATTTGGTACAATAAAAACAACCCTGATCAGATTCTTGTGTTTGATGGCATGAATCTACCACTTGAAGTGCAAAAAGATCCTGATCATTGGTACCAAGATGAAGATGTACTCGATACCTGGTTTTCTTCAGCAATTTGGCCCTTTAGCACACTTGGTTGGCCTCATCAAACACAAGAGCTAAAAAAGTTCTATCCTAATTCTACTCTTATTACAGGCCATGACATTTTGTTTTTTTGGGTAGCACGGATGATCCTAATGGGAGAATATCTTTTAAATCAGCCGCCTTTTCCTGAGGTGTTTTTACATGGACTTATCTACGGAAAATCGTATTGGCGTCATCCAGAAAACGGATCTATTGCTTATTTAACACACGCAGAAAAACATCCTTTTGAGCTAGGACAAACACCTCCTTCAGAGATTCATTCTAAATGGGAAAAGATGTCTAAATCCAAAGGAAATATCATCGATCCTTTGGAAATTATCGATCTTTACGGAACAGATGCCATGCGCATGGGTCTTTGTGCAAGCGCTACACAAGCTCGTCAAATTGATTTAGATCGTCGTAAATTTGAAGAATGTAAAAATTTTGTGAATAAAATTTGGAATGGCGCCCGTTTTGTGTTTATGAATATCGAGGATTTAAGCGCAAATAATTTTGCTACAGGACTTGATTTATCTATCCTTACTTTAGAAGATCATTGGATATTTTCCTTGCTAAACCGCACTATTCAAAGTGTAAATGACTATTTAAAAGAATATGCTTTTGATAAAGCGCTTTCTACAGCCTATGATTTTTTCTGGAATCAATTTTGTGCTTACTATGTGGAATTGGTCAAACCCATCTTAATAGATCCTGCAAATGCTAGCAGAAAAAATAAACAAAAAATCCTCTCTTTGGTTTTACTTAGCTCTATTCGCCTACTACATCCTATAGCACCTTTTGTAACAGAAGAACTCTTTGATAAAATCAAGCAAAAACTCGCCTCTAAAGCAGATAGCAAAATAGATCCTTATACTCAAGAAGCTCTAGCAGCGCTTAATAGTTCTGCTTGTATCGTATCAAATTACCCACAAGCTATTCTAGAAGATATCCGTCCTGACGTGGAAGAAACATTTGCTTTCTTGGGCCAGATAACTCATGCTATCCGTACTATTCGAGCTGAAATGCAAATGCCACCAAATATGGCTATTGATCTATTTGTTCAAGCACCATTTCAAGATGAGCAAAGAAGTGCTTTAGAGAAAAACTGTAGTTTCTTAAAAGCACTTATCCGTATCCAATCCATTACCTTTACAGAAGAAACTCAAAATCTTCCCTTTAGCGCAGAAACGCTTGTTTGCTCCTTAAAATTGCAGATTCCTCTGCCACAAGAATTAAAAACTAAAGAAAAAATCCGTTTGGTTAAAGAAAAAGAAAAGCTTATCCAACAGCAAAATAAACTTCGTACGCAACTTTCTAATACAAATTTTCTTGAAAAGGCTCCTTCTTCTCTTGTAAGTACGCTAAAAGATAATCTCTTTCAAGCGGAAAAAAAACTTGAAGAAACCATAGAAAAATTAGACTGGCTAGAGCACTAA
- a CDS encoding Rpn family recombination-promoting nuclease/putative transposase, protein MALSKYLDPKNDIAFKKIFGTEKNKDILMHFLNDILGFSEDALIMDIEFLSPILPPKIAVKKQSIVDVLCKDKKGIKYIIEMQVTKSRGFEKRAQYYASQVYGNQANVGDEYHGLKEIIFIAIADCIIFPNKSHYKSDHVILDKATYEHNLKDFYFTFIELPKFNKSKEELSTIEEKWCYFFKHAHETTEAELQKVIGRDTIIHRAYTALDQFHWTERDLATYEELKRIHMDNKAAIAQQIYEMENAKTEGRAEGRTEGRVEGEAIGIEKEKMQTAKRLLQTGCGIDLIVQATNLPREQIESLKNKELFVA, encoded by the coding sequence ATGGCACTTTCCAAATACTTAGACCCAAAAAACGATATCGCTTTTAAAAAAATATTCGGCACAGAAAAAAATAAAGACATTCTGATGCATTTTTTAAATGACATTCTCGGTTTTTCTGAAGACGCTCTCATCATGGATATAGAGTTCTTATCCCCGATTCTACCACCTAAGATCGCGGTAAAAAAACAGAGCATTGTCGATGTTCTGTGTAAAGACAAGAAGGGAATAAAATACATCATTGAAATGCAAGTGACAAAATCTAGAGGATTTGAAAAGCGCGCGCAATATTACGCATCTCAGGTATATGGCAATCAAGCAAATGTTGGAGATGAATACCACGGGCTTAAGGAAATTATCTTCATAGCTATTGCTGATTGCATTATTTTTCCTAATAAATCCCATTACAAATCAGATCATGTCATACTCGATAAAGCAACCTATGAACATAATCTTAAAGACTTCTACTTTACCTTTATCGAGCTTCCCAAATTCAATAAAAGCAAAGAAGAACTATCTACCATAGAAGAAAAATGGTGTTACTTTTTCAAACACGCTCATGAAACCACCGAAGCAGAATTACAGAAAGTTATAGGCAGAGATACCATTATTCATAGAGCATACACCGCACTAGATCAATTTCATTGGACTGAGAGAGATCTTGCTACTTATGAAGAATTAAAGCGTATTCACATGGATAACAAGGCTGCTATAGCACAACAAATCTATGAGATGGAGAATGCTAAAACTGAAGGTAGAGCTGAAGGTAGGACTGAAGGCAGAGTTGAGGGTGAAGCCATAGGCATTGAGAAAGAAAAAATGCAAACAGCAAAGCGTCTATTGCAAACAGGCTGTGGAATTGATCTAATCGTTCAGGCTACTAATCTACCTAGAGAACAAATAGAGAGCTTGAAAAACAAGGAATTATTTGTAGCCTAA
- a CDS encoding NUDIX hydrolase has protein sequence MSNTIIPKIEKSQFAYHGFFDVHVDYLKWPTGFQNTYTRLDLCSSAAVVLARTIDGRFIINLEYRHPTGKWLLSCPGGRVDQNETPLEAIKRELLEETGYGRGTWQALPSIYPLPAITDQQIFYFFAQNVVHLSAAKVEESELIKTLLKTKQELYQEIRNKTPVDGILCTALFLWQLL, from the coding sequence ATGTCAAATACTATTATCCCTAAAATAGAAAAAAGCCAGTTTGCTTATCATGGCTTTTTCGATGTGCATGTGGACTACTTAAAATGGCCAACAGGGTTTCAAAATACTTATACACGTCTTGATCTCTGCTCATCTGCAGCGGTTGTTTTAGCCCGTACCATAGATGGACGCTTTATCATTAATTTAGAATATAGACATCCCACTGGGAAATGGCTGCTCAGCTGCCCAGGAGGACGAGTCGACCAAAATGAAACCCCATTAGAAGCTATTAAAAGAGAGCTACTCGAAGAAACCGGTTATGGGAGAGGAACTTGGCAAGCACTTCCTTCTATCTATCCCCTTCCTGCTATAACAGATCAGCAGATATTTTATTTTTTTGCTCAAAATGTAGTTCATCTATCTGCTGCTAAAGTAGAAGAATCGGAACTCATTAAAACCCTATTAAAAACAAAACAAGAGCTGTATCAAGAAATTCGAAATAAAACCCCTGTAGATGGCATTTTATGCACAGCACTATTTTTATGGCAGCTTTTATAA